A window of the Anoplopoma fimbria isolate UVic2021 breed Golden Eagle Sablefish chromosome 17, Afim_UVic_2022, whole genome shotgun sequence genome harbors these coding sequences:
- the rem1 gene encoding GTP-binding protein REM 1 isoform X1 has product MTLNTQREKEPLRRRDSTPIPPAHFYKHPSWTRDLQDPRLPGINRPDPEQPRPQRSHLPLGQSASYHPGDKSLHYRAQWSSDSDDDSQSDSDCVYRVVLLGDHAVGKTSLAGIFAGITEKDEQPGEDTYERTLTVDGEESTLVVMDTWENDKLEEEDNSSQDHCLKVGSAYVIVYSVTDRASFDAASELRITLRRTRQAENLPIILVGNKSDLVRSREVAVEEGRACAVVFDCKFIETSASLQHNVTELFEGVIRQIRLRRDDGEADQRRGSSFKRKESLTQKARRFLDRLVARNNQRMAVKVRSKSCHDLAVL; this is encoded by the exons ATGACCCTCAACAcccagagagagaaggagcccCTGCGGCGGCGAGACAGCACGCCGATCCCTCCAGCCCACTTCTACAAGCACCCGTCCTGGACTCGGGACCTTCAGGACCCTCGGCTCCCCGGCATCAACCGGCCGGACCCCGAGCAGCCGAGGCCCCAGCGTAGCCACCTCCCTCTGGGACAGTCGGCGTCCTACCACCCCGGAGACAAGTCCCTCCACTACCGCGCCCAGTGGAGCTCGGACTCGGACGACGACTCGCAGAGCGACTCGGACTGTGTTTACAGAGTGGTGTTGCTAGGCGACCACGCCGTCGGAAAGACGAGCCTCGCTGGCATCTTTGCCGGAATCACAGAAAAAGATGAACAACCTGGAG agGACACATACGAACGAACACTGACAGTAGATGGAGAGGAATCCACACTCGTCGTCATGGATACCTGGGAGAACGACAAACTg gaggaggaggacaactCCTCTCAGGACCACTGTCTGAAGGTCGGGAGCGCCTACGTCATCGTCTACTCCGTCACCGACCGCGCCAGCTTCGACGCCGCCTCTGAGCTCCGTATCACGCTGCGACGCACCCGTCAGGCCGAGAACCTTCCCATCATACTCGTGGGCAACAAGAGTGACCTGGTGCGGTCCAGAGAGGTCGCTGTGGAAg AGGGCCGAGCGTGTGCGGTGGTGTTTGACTGTAAGTTCATCGAGACGTCTGCGTCTTTACAGCACAACGTGACGGAGCTGTTCGAGGGCGTGATCCGACAGATCCGCCTCCGTCGAGACGACGGCGAGGCCGACCAGCGACGAGGCTCATCGTTCAAGCGCAAGGAGAGCCTTACCCAGAAGGCTCGGCGCTTCCTGGACCGACTGGTGGCGCGAAACAACCAGCGCATGGCGGTCAAAGTGCGCTCCAAGAGCTGCCACGACCTGGCCGTCCTCTGA
- the rem1 gene encoding GTP-binding protein REM 1 isoform X2: MTLNTQREKEPLRRRDSTPIPPAHFYKHPSWTRDLQDPRLPGINRPDPEQPRPQRSHLPLGQSASYHPGDKSLHYRAQWSSDSDDDSQSDSDCVYRVVLLGDHAVGKTSLAGIFAGITEKDEQPGEDTYERTLTVDGEESTLVVMDTWENDKLEEDNSSQDHCLKVGSAYVIVYSVTDRASFDAASELRITLRRTRQAENLPIILVGNKSDLVRSREVAVEEGRACAVVFDCKFIETSASLQHNVTELFEGVIRQIRLRRDDGEADQRRGSSFKRKESLTQKARRFLDRLVARNNQRMAVKVRSKSCHDLAVL; the protein is encoded by the exons ATGACCCTCAACAcccagagagagaaggagcccCTGCGGCGGCGAGACAGCACGCCGATCCCTCCAGCCCACTTCTACAAGCACCCGTCCTGGACTCGGGACCTTCAGGACCCTCGGCTCCCCGGCATCAACCGGCCGGACCCCGAGCAGCCGAGGCCCCAGCGTAGCCACCTCCCTCTGGGACAGTCGGCGTCCTACCACCCCGGAGACAAGTCCCTCCACTACCGCGCCCAGTGGAGCTCGGACTCGGACGACGACTCGCAGAGCGACTCGGACTGTGTTTACAGAGTGGTGTTGCTAGGCGACCACGCCGTCGGAAAGACGAGCCTCGCTGGCATCTTTGCCGGAATCACAGAAAAAGATGAACAACCTGGAG agGACACATACGAACGAACACTGACAGTAGATGGAGAGGAATCCACACTCGTCGTCATGGATACCTGGGAGAACGACAAACTg gaggaggacaactCCTCTCAGGACCACTGTCTGAAGGTCGGGAGCGCCTACGTCATCGTCTACTCCGTCACCGACCGCGCCAGCTTCGACGCCGCCTCTGAGCTCCGTATCACGCTGCGACGCACCCGTCAGGCCGAGAACCTTCCCATCATACTCGTGGGCAACAAGAGTGACCTGGTGCGGTCCAGAGAGGTCGCTGTGGAAg AGGGCCGAGCGTGTGCGGTGGTGTTTGACTGTAAGTTCATCGAGACGTCTGCGTCTTTACAGCACAACGTGACGGAGCTGTTCGAGGGCGTGATCCGACAGATCCGCCTCCGTCGAGACGACGGCGAGGCCGACCAGCGACGAGGCTCATCGTTCAAGCGCAAGGAGAGCCTTACCCAGAAGGCTCGGCGCTTCCTGGACCGACTGGTGGCGCGAAACAACCAGCGCATGGCGGTCAAAGTGCGCTCCAAGAGCTGCCACGACCTGGCCGTCCTCTGA